A window of the Branchiibius hedensis genome harbors these coding sequences:
- a CDS encoding FUSC family protein: MDWALPDNVSRNLMTFTQVKKAPGRWKFALSATICTAVAVITVSSFAGLKVGLLGTTGAFIGLVAPDRPPRARIPILTGMIAFYVVAITIGALTGGIPVLLTVSLTAIAMIAVLGYNTLVADPPGAMFLILGPAIASYVGQRLPLHEIVLVCGGAAVVACAVSLLITVIRGVHPERDAVQVAQESVDAYLAAGPDTSARDLGTLRDEAYTAVISGGIVLEDAVGREPRRKEWRRLNASLRRMHVALVRRILQRSIPQAKVAVRTMEQRRYLGRPKTQYLVRWGFSRSSLPWLAARRIGAAILLTCVIAYGLHVEQPYWAVMTTALVMSLNTDRLSLTHRAAQRLAGTIVGILLFFGVHALHPDEYVTFAIVLLCVFLVQWTAAINYAIAAMFVTPMALLITSTSRPTANIDTLVRDRILDTAIGAFASIVVIWLTGRRAPIMLARRQFRRGLRSLERVLVLASSGRWATDAGFEARRDLAFEQLQCAHILSLAQTDLPTQMKDWDLVERQFNEATYLVLAACWTDDPRRYLRLDKMAAALQQIFADLPPINTRQIDAVALADRLRAMLRIGLSRPAR; encoded by the coding sequence GTGGATTGGGCTCTTCCGGACAACGTCAGCCGCAACCTGATGACCTTCACCCAGGTGAAGAAGGCCCCGGGCCGGTGGAAGTTCGCGCTGTCGGCCACGATCTGCACGGCGGTCGCCGTCATCACGGTCTCCAGTTTCGCCGGGCTCAAGGTGGGTCTGCTGGGCACGACCGGTGCGTTCATCGGACTGGTCGCGCCCGACCGGCCGCCCCGAGCGCGGATCCCGATCCTGACCGGCATGATCGCGTTCTACGTCGTGGCGATCACCATCGGCGCCCTGACCGGGGGCATCCCGGTGCTGCTGACGGTCAGCCTGACAGCGATCGCGATGATCGCCGTGCTGGGCTACAACACGTTGGTCGCGGACCCGCCCGGGGCGATGTTCCTGATTCTCGGGCCAGCCATCGCGTCGTACGTCGGGCAGCGTCTGCCGCTGCACGAGATCGTGCTCGTGTGTGGCGGTGCGGCCGTCGTCGCCTGCGCCGTTTCCTTGCTCATCACCGTGATTCGCGGTGTCCACCCCGAGCGCGATGCCGTGCAGGTGGCGCAGGAGTCCGTCGACGCCTACCTCGCGGCCGGTCCGGACACCAGCGCTCGGGACCTGGGCACCCTGCGCGACGAGGCGTACACCGCGGTGATCAGCGGCGGCATCGTCCTGGAGGACGCTGTCGGTCGTGAGCCGCGCCGTAAGGAATGGCGCCGCCTCAACGCCAGCCTGCGCCGGATGCACGTGGCACTCGTGCGGCGGATCCTGCAACGCTCGATTCCGCAGGCCAAGGTCGCTGTCCGCACGATGGAGCAGCGCCGCTACCTGGGCCGACCCAAGACGCAGTACCTCGTGCGGTGGGGGTTCTCCCGCTCCTCGCTGCCCTGGCTCGCCGCCCGGCGGATCGGCGCCGCCATTTTGTTGACCTGCGTCATCGCCTACGGACTGCACGTGGAGCAGCCCTATTGGGCGGTGATGACGACCGCCCTGGTGATGTCGCTGAACACCGACCGGCTGTCCCTGACCCATCGGGCCGCGCAACGCCTGGCCGGCACGATTGTCGGCATCCTGCTGTTCTTCGGTGTGCACGCGCTGCATCCCGATGAGTACGTCACGTTCGCGATCGTCCTGCTGTGCGTGTTCCTGGTGCAGTGGACGGCGGCGATCAACTACGCGATCGCGGCGATGTTCGTGACCCCAATGGCCCTGCTGATCACCAGCACCTCCAGACCGACGGCAAACATCGACACGCTGGTCCGTGACCGGATCCTCGACACCGCCATCGGCGCCTTCGCCTCGATCGTGGTCATCTGGCTGACCGGGCGGCGAGCTCCGATCATGTTGGCGCGCAGACAGTTCCGTCGGGGCCTGCGGTCCCTGGAGCGGGTGCTCGTGCTGGCCTCGTCCGGTCGATGGGCCACCGACGCCGGTTTCGAAGCCCGGCGGGATCTGGCCTTCGAGCAGTTGCAATGCGCGCACATCCTGTCCCTGGCCCAGACCGACCTGCCGACGCAGATGAAGGACTGGGATCTGGTCGAGCGGCAGTTCAACGAGGCGACCTACCTGGTGCTGGCGGCGTGCTGGACCGACGACCCGCGCCGCTATCTGCGGCTGGACAAGATGGCGGCTGCGCTCCAGCAGATCTTCGCCGACCTACCGCCGATCAACACTCGTCAGATCGACGCGGTCGCCCTCGCTGACCGACTACGAGCGATGTTGCGAATCGGCCTGTCCCGACCCGCCCGGTGA